DNA from Triplophysa dalaica isolate WHDGS20190420 chromosome 21, ASM1584641v1, whole genome shotgun sequence:
CTTGGTATCTTTACTCTTTAGCGCCGCAGCACCTTTTGACACGACCAAGTTTTCCGACCTGCAGCAGCCTTCATTGCAATTGGAGTGTAGCTGCACAGATTGCGTAGTAGCGGTAAATTTCTTATGTTTTCTTTGGACTAAACTTTGTCACTTAACAGTAACAAAACAGTAGTTAGTCGttgacagtgcaggtggaagttTTAACGTTAGGGTGTCATCGTGGTTTATACGTGTAGCGTTTCTGAGTTCAATGCAGCTTcgatttctacatttttttggCATATTAAAATTGATAGGAAATCTTTCAAACATCAGATTTCAGTGTGGGCATGCAGAATGTCCTGCTGCTATTCTGACAGGTTTCTTGTCAGGATTATTCCACTGTCCAGTAAGTCTAGTGCCAAGGTTCAGAGAAGCCAGAAAACTGGAAAGTCAGTACACCGAAAGAGGTCATACATGAACCCACGTGTCATTTCCTTCATCAGGGACTTCACAGAGTTTGACTGGCAAAATAACTAGATTGAggtcaatgtttatttaatcttaatattttttaaatgtatatattaaaatgtattatttgtttttcagaaatattCATGTGGAACAACCCGTTCAgctgtgaattattattatttttcttaattatattttagcatttttgtttgtttaggaaatgttttcaaattgtGTTTTACGTTAAAATAGAGACAATGTATTTGTCAAACAGTGTGATCCACTTACTAATAAAGTGCTGGAACTCCATTGAATTTGTATCGTGTTTTCTTAATTATATTATTCTTACAGTCAGAAACTCTAAGTCTTAAAGATACCAAACCAGAATAAGTGATCTGTGAATCATTTCGGTTTCGGTTTTGGCTCTATAGGTTCACTTTTTAGCAATCATCCTAAGAAAAAGTAAGTAATCTAAAACcacattaataattatatttttaagtcaGTGGCTTTTTCCAAATCATCTAcattatctgtaaaaaaacacagtaactaactgacagccattgacaaggaacttactttaataaacaatcacagtaaCTAACTGGCAGCGATTGACAAGTAACGTtctgtaataaacaatcacagtaactaactggcagccattgacaagtaacgttctgtaataaacaatcacagttacttactggcagccattgacaagtaacttactgtttttttaaaaacagtgtattacttgtcaatggctgccagtaaaTTGTGTACATAATCACTttgtttaaacatacatttatgtgtacataaacactttgtttaaacatacatttatgtgtacataaacactttgtttaaacatacatttatgtgtacataaacactttgtttaaacatacatttatgtgtacataaacactttgtttaaacatacatttatgtgtacataaacactttgtttaaacatacatttatgtgtACATAAACACTTGGTTTAAACATACAGACTGAATCACAGAGGAGAGTTGATAACTCAAAAGCTGAAAGGTACTAGATCACTGTCagtatattttaacaaattaacattCGACATTACATTTTACAGGAACATTAAATTAAGTTCGGTCTGAGGATTTTTTTACACCTGTCTAAATAATGGTTTTGAGCATATTAGTTTGTTTTCTCATTGACATCCACCGGTTCGCTGGTCTCCACAACTATCCCATCCACAAGAGTTTCCACCATTGTGGTAGTTTTGGTGATAACATCTAAAAAGAGAGATACCATCAGGTCATTTTCTGAATCAGTACGAGTATTTAAAGCTTTTAAGATATTCGGTCATACTTTTAACTACAGGAAATCAGATCTTATGTTTAAAGTAGTTAACATGGTCCATGTCACATATTTGCTTatcttatattattaaatagtAAAACAATAAACTGCAAGGGCCAATGAAGAAGTTACTTACTGTGTTTTTCACTGTGAAAAGGGAGAGAGGCGAGGAAATATAGcgttagtaaaataaataatattgcagTAAAGTTCAAACATATTTAAGTTTACACATTGCAAAGTTAACATTCAAGAAATCACAGAActgcaaaacaaagcaaacgtATCTCAAGCATCACCTCTCCTCTCCGTTCAGCAGTCTCCTGTACTCATCAATCTCATGCACCAGCCGGGTCTTGATGTCCAGCAGCGTCTCATACTCCTGCTTGGTGTTGGCAATGTTAGCATGGAAAAGACTCAGCTGTTCCTCCAGGGTGGTGACCGTGGCCTGGAGACTTGCTAACTCTGCCCCATAACGGGCCTGTATCTCCTCCAGCGTCCCCTCATCGGCTGCTTTCTGTGGATGAGAAACGGCCACGGTTAACTTCATGACTTTATTCAGTAAAACCACATAACTCACTGGCTTcaatattctgtttatatagATGTATTATACATCATGTAAGTTTGGATAAACACCATCTACAAAAGTAATAGTGGcaagcaatgccatagaagaaccgtctctttctttaaatgcaaatgagcttctgcttcCCCCCATATGCAAAATAGCTTTGGATGctatcaagacaagcaatatggcggaaTGCGCAATTATGTCTGTAATGACCtttccaaccaaaaccatacactaactgaaataaaaatccccttaatgccttgttcataattacaaatgaattatgaattaaatggaaaagacaaaaacacatagAGAACATCATATACTGACCATTtcctgtatgaaatgttggccattgatgattaattatgagcatgcatattactaacagtattgtaacctcattgtcttacaaatgcaaaCTCTGTTTCTATCCACTCTAAGTATTGTCGCAATTaggacatacgagaaaacactgaactcacgagaaagacactgctataactttATTTCGATGTAATGACTAAGCTTTACAGGAATTATGTCGTTCACAAACCTTCTGAACCAATGGGTGCTATGTGTTTTACCAATAACGTTACGACacaacacctgtctttggaccaatgATAAGTCTCAGGATTGGCCAcgaacatgtaaacaacagccgctaacaTGATAAACACATAATTTTGGAAAGGCAATTTAAAAACGATGTGTAATACTTCTTCCGGAGATAAATTTAGATTGCTaacagctggtactgatccactcttgagaatattttttggggtgaaACCCATGATATACTGACCCGCATTGACTCGCCACAACCCCGGGAGCCGGGGATACATTCCGCGGAAGGCGACTGGCCGGAGCCTGGTTTTCCGATCGCTGGGCCACCGGAGCTTAGATTTTTCAACCTCACTggctaccgggagctctagctccTGACCGAGGGGTCACATTGACTCATTTGAATGCCCTGGCAGAGATCTTTCCAACAGGTCATGGTTCGTTCATGTAAATCTTTCCAGACCGGTGAAACGGAGCGGTAAATGTTGTTTCGTCGACCTGAAAAAGTGCTTCTTTCCCAGACGCAGAGTTCTCGGCGTCCCTCCCGGGACTTTCGATCATTAATAACTCTGGCTGCCAAGGTCACAGCCAGGCGAACCCATGCTCGTCAGAAAGGTCTCCTCCCGgccttcttttatgttccattttacatccaacaacaacacacatttgttgtttctttgacGTTTTTTTCGCATGCTAGTGGCTATtttgctcttgcctgaaaatggcttACAGCGTGTCTCTGGCTGAAGGCCGAGCTACgcgctcataaggcggagtctttgagcggtcatgggcaggcataaacaatgtgacatcacattGTTAGGGAATACCAAACggtctgttttgtgtcactgttatGGTTAAAAGgtgattacaaaaagaagaatagatggatttgtataattacagggtgtttctgcacacatgcTTGCGGCTCAATTTCTGGTAGCAtttctgggattgcggccctttaatATCCAAAGAAGCTTTCTGATTCACAAAAGGTTTGGTGTAGTGCAACAAGGCTCTTTAGACtatgaaaatgcaaaaataaatcttataaaACCTTTCACTAGGTTCATTGGTGAACCAAAAATGTAATCTAGGGCATCGCTATGtagaattaacttttttgaacAACGTTCTACATTTGATCATTTCTCTTAAGCAACTTCTTTATCCAGAAACGTTTTTGAAAAGTATTGAAGGTCTTTGAGCCACTTGGTTTTCCTCCACTATTTGttcaaattcatacaaattctTTTACAATGTAGGTACAATGTCTACAaagctatttttttaaattagttttaatcCAGATCAAATGGTTTTAAATCATCAATTTAGTCAAAATTGTTGACTTGGATCATAACTGAAATCATTCTcttcttaaacatgttttgttctgATCTCACAAGTGGCGATTGTTCTACTGTTATTTGTTACCTTAAGGGCTGAATTATATGGAACAAGGTCCAAATGACCCATGCTTTTGGGACCCTATCTTCCCCTATCTTGTTTTTGTTCCAAATGCACAAACGTAGGAAATGAAAGCACATTTCCCTGGACTGCTCCAAGTCTCTAAAGCTGGCAAAGAGCTGGTTGGTGAACTAGAGGGGGTGAGGCCACAATAACACCACACACGGGAGcttgtgttaaaaaacaactCTGCCAAGACATGTACTACAACTGGGCTGGCATTTAACAAACTGTTTACtgcaatgaaacaaaaatattctgCAAAGAAAATCTTTGTGTGGGTGAGATTGACTGTTTGGTATATTCACCATGCTGTAACTGGACTGCAGTTCAATCTGTAGTCTCTGGAACTTGACTGTCAAGTCTTTCAGAAGTGTTCTGCTGACCTGAAGCTCTTCATTATGAGTGATCACTTCCTGGCTCACTGTGGTGATCTGCAGTTAACAAAAACAACCATTAGAGTATACTATACAGCAAAATCAGAGATGCCATATCCTCCATTTCCCCAAAAATTCTCCAGAAattcaataattaaaaaataattataaaagttTAAATCTTACAAATGTATGAgtaatagggctgtcaaacgattaattaaGATTGGCATTCATAAttcaagtttgtgtttacataatatatgtctgaaaactgtgcatattaattttgtatttattaacacaaacacatacacgtaAATGTGATTCATGTTAAATGAAACCAACTATATTTGATCATGTTAATCAGAGATCAACTCATGAGCCCATGTGATTAAACCTTTAGACTGACATAATGCAATTATAACTTATGGAAATAATTGAATTGTGCGTGTAGGATTAAGCGCTACCTTGCTCTGATACCAGGACTCCAGCTCTTCACGTTTTTTCTCAGTCACAGCCTCATAGTGTTCTCTGATCTCGGTCATCTCCTGATTCAAGTCCATAGAGGGAGCTGCATCCACACAAACGTTGACCTGACCTCTAGACTCGGCTCTATCCAGAGTCATCTCCTGTGGATGGGAAAACACGAGTCAGTGTTTTCTGGCACATAGACAGAAGCATTGTATTGTGCTACATATGTGTGATTAATCTTTGTGTTGATTGATAAAGAATATCAGATATAGGAGTGGTGGCCTGAGATTAGACTTTTAATTGCAAACGTGTCAGAACACAGGAGAAAGGGAGATTGTGAATTTTGCTTATTGTTAAAGAATTTTATCAACtgacaaacagttctggggttCCTGCGTTTGGCTGGTGTGTGCTTGAGTATGTGTGTCTGATTGTTTATATATGGATGACCTTTAAAGAAACCTCAGAGGCCCTGTGATATTACTGTTTAGCTGAAAATGATGTAATGGAACAGAAAATCCCCGGCAGAAGAACAAGAGGAAAAATCAGAGGAAGGAAGGAGTTTTTTGCTGGTGTGGAAACGTTATTCTGCTCTTGTCGGCTTTTGCCTTTATCTtcagatgtttttctttcttgccCTTATAGACGAGAAAATATTTGAactaaaactgtttttttggCAATGAAGTCAGTCCATTTAAAACTTGCAAACAGACCAGTTTGGCTGGGAGATCAGTTAAAGatatagttcaccttaaaataacAATCGTTATTTGAAtcgttatttaaaatgtcatcatttattgttgttcaaaacctatatatgaccttttcttcagtggaacacaaaagaagatattttgagaaatgtctctgtggttttgtgttcatacagtggaagtcaatgttcTTCGTTTACcgacatccttcaaaatatcttgtttgtgttctgcagaataaagaaagtcatacaggtttgaaatgacatgagggtgagtaaaagaatgatgaattttcattttttgggtgaactatcctaaAAATGGTGTTTGCTTTGGGTGAAGCAAACACACCTATGTTGGTTTAAGATGTTTTTCCATCAGGAATATCATAACTATTTCacatcattaataaaacatttttgtcatctGCAGAGATGCCACACTACAAGTTTAAACTTATGCCAAACTCTGCTGTCAAGTTTTAAAGTTCACAAACGTAATCTTGTAACTGGTTAGATCTTCATAGCCGTCCAGTGCTCGGTATACAGTAcacccgtgtgtgtgtgtgtgtgtgtgtgtgtgtgtgtgtgaagcttGGAATGTGAGGAGTGGTGGAATTTCACACTGAGAGACGATCCACATGTCCTTACTTTCCAATTAAAGGGCCCATTCTTTTGGAGGCACAATAGAAAAAAGTCTTTACTGGTCACCACACGACCAGGGCCAGTGGAATTTGTTAACAAGACTGTCGATGTTGCCATAGAGCAGCACAATGAACTTTGGTAAAGGGACATCCCCCAAGAGCAACCAAGTATAGTTAGCGTGTTCATAGTTCAGTGTGGACAAATTGCTTGTCGCTCCAACTTGTGCAAACTTGTTATTCATGTGTATAAAAGACATTCATGTGAATAAAAGACGGTGGAAAAGTATAGACGTGTTAGCAAACATCACATCACAGAGTGGACTAAAAGTGTTCAATTTGGGTTAACATGACATGTTAATGAGATCATAACATTAGATGAAGAATTTCTGCATATCCAGGTTTATAGGCAACGCACTGAATATAAATCTTGCCtggaaatattattttaatctatTAAGAATCCACAATTTAACCAATTTATAAAAACCACTGCtgaaagcttttaaaaagaaGTGTCAGAGCAGTGGCACCAGAAGACAGGAGAGACAAAACAGGCACGCAGACTCGCTAAAAAGTGAAGATAAGAAATGTATGTCATATATCGTACCTCCACGTGGCTTTTCTTCAGTAGAATAAGCTCCTCCTTCAGACCTTCATAATTCATCTCCAAATCCGAGCGCTTCAAGGTCAAATCATCCAGAATTTTTTTCAGGATGGCAGTGTCAGCTTCAACAGTTTTACGCATGGCCAGCTCATTCTCATACCTAAGGTGAAGATAACAGACTTACAGAACTATTCTAGCCataaataaatctgatttaatTTACTGTCAGAACATTAACagaactaaacaaaataaataacactgcTCCAGGGGTTTTTGGATATTGTAGTGCGGAAATCTTACATATCATGTCTTTAAACTCAGACATTTTTGTTTACCTTtaaattttattgtttaaaactgcagtttggACATTCTGCTATAAATCACTTATTttcggtttcacagacaaaaaaTTAATTCTAacataat
Protein-coding regions in this window:
- the krt98 gene encoding keratin 98, which codes for MSLYSKSQTLSVYGGAGGQGTRISSASRPLYASRRGFSLADVSADEKATMQNLNNRLASYLSKVRSLEESNIELERKIKEWNESHTVVKQEHSGYQGIIQDLVDKINLMSKNNGRTLLEIDNAKLAADDFKMKYENELAMRKTVEADTAILKKILDDLTLKRSDLEMNYEGLKEELILLKKSHVEEMTLDRAESRGQVNVCVDAAPSMDLNQEMTEIREHYEAVTEKKREELESWYQSKITTVSQEVITHNEELQVSRTLLKDLTVKFQRLQIELQSSYSMKAADEGTLEEIQARYGAELASLQATVTTLEEQLSLFHANIANTKQEYETLLDIKTRLVHEIDEYRRLLNGEESEKHNVITKTTTMVETLVDGIVVETSEPVDVNEKTN